The Streptomyces vinaceus genome contains the following window.
GCCGACGTGCACGGGGACACCCACCTCGCCTCGGCCGAGCCACTGCTGGCCCTGCTGCCCGCTCTCGACGGCCTCTCCCCCGCCGCGCGGGCGCTGCGCGAGCGGCTGCTGGCCTGGGACCGGCACATGGCCGCCGAGAGCACCGACGCCACCGTCTTCTCGGCGCTGCGGACCGCGGCCGTACGCCGCTTCGCCGCCGATCCCGCGCTCGCCGCCCTGGCGGGGGCGCCGACCGGCCCCGAGGTGTTCCACCCCTGGCTGTACCTGGTCCCCCGCGTCGGCTACGCACTGGAGGGGCTGCTGACCACCCCGCTGCTGCCCGCCCTGGACCGGGCGGCCCACGTACGCGCCGCCCTGGAGGAGACGGCCGCGGCGGACACCCCCGACACCCCGTGGTCGCAGGTGCACCGCCTCGCGCCCTGGTCCGCGCGGCCCGACCCCGATGCCGAGTGGCCCGGGCTCGGCGGCGACCATGACTGCGTGAACGCCACTTCCTCCGTGCCCGGTTTCACCGATCTCAGCGCCCGCGCGTCGGCGGCGCGCTACGTGTGGGACCTGGCCCGCCGCGAGGACAGCCTCTGGGCGGTCCCCCTCGGCGCGGACGGCGTCACCGGATCACCCCACCACCGCGACCAGCTCCCGTACTGGGCTCGGTGCGAACTCGTCCCCGTCGTCACCGACTGGACCCGTCTCACCAAGGAATCCGTATGACCAGCAGCAGCGCGTCCGCCTCCGCCGCCGGCCCCCGGCAGCCCGTGTACACCCAGCGCGTCGAAGGCCTCGGAACGGTCACCCTCACCCCCGTCGACCCCGTCGCCGACGCCCCGCTGATCCACTCCTGGGTCACCGAGGAGCGGGCCCGCTTCTGGGGCATGGGCGAGGCCAGCCGCGAGCTCGTCCAGGAGATCTACGAGGACGTCGACCGCCGCACGACCCACCACGCGTTCCTCGCGCGCCGCGACGGCGAGCCCGCCGCCCTGTTCCAGACGTACGACTGCGCCGAGGACCGGATCAGCGAGTGCTACGAGGTCCAGCCGGGCGACACCGGCGTGCACCTGCTGA
Protein-coding sequences here:
- a CDS encoding GNAT family N-acetyltransferase, translating into MTSSSASASAAGPRQPVYTQRVEGLGTVTLTPVDPVADAPLIHSWVTEERARFWGMGEASRELVQEIYEDVDRRTTHHAFLARRDGEPAALFQTYDCAEDRISECYEVQPGDTGVHLLIGPARGARERGFSAGLIGAFLSYVLADGTTRRIVAEPDARNEKAVARLVRSGFEPGPEVELPEIDLPEVHLPAKKARLLFFDPGANRPFRLTV